The DNA window GTACTCACAAACTTATATCGCAAGTCTCTAAAAATCTGTTCTTCTACGACTCCGATTTGCTTCGCTTCGGTCTCCGTCGATCCCTTCGTCGCGTCCCGTGGTTTCTCCTTGGCCGCGTCCTTCTTAACCTTTTGTAGACAGTTTTTAATTCGATGATCTGCCTTGCCACAATTAAAGCAGGAACCTCGCTCACTTTTCGGCTGCTGACAATCTCGACCTTTATGTCCGAACTCGTTGCAATTGTAGCACCGCACTTTTTTTGCTTGCTGCGACTTCTCCTTCTCCGCACCGTCGTTCGCCTCTTTTTTCGCATGGTCGTTCCCTTTTTGCGATCATCCTTTTCCTTCAGGCTCAAGCCGAACTTGCTCGAACGCTCCTAGTAACGCTTCTTTGGTAGGAAACCGCTGAATCTTTGCTTGATTCCTCAGATGCACATCGGATATGCCCTCAATTAGATGGTCGACGATCTCTTCTTCTTCAATTGGCACCTGATTCGCCAACGTCACCTTGTCGTGGAAATGCTCACTAAATGTCTCAGCCACTTGCCAAACACGTTTCTCGAAATTTCTTTTGAGTATTATCCTAGCCGGTCGATGATCGAACATCTTCCTCATCTCCTCGAGCAACTCTTCGACGGAAATCTCCAGGTGTTCTGGCTTAGAATGGAACCATTTCAGTGCCTGGTCCTTTAACTTCATGCCGACTAGAATTCTGGCAGCTCGATCGTCCAACTCGTATGTCGTacataacaatttaaattgtttttcccATCGCCAGTAGACATCGCTGGTACCCTTGAACTCTGACAGCAACTCGCAGATGGCATTGATATTCGGCCTCTGCCTAACCGTCGCTTGTGGTAATGGTGCCGTTACCGACTGTGTTATCGACCATTGTATTGGCGATCCTGAAGACTCACCGGACGAAGCTGGTACTTCCCTTTCGACCGCTCGCTGCCCCATCGTGTCTCTCAAGGTCGCGTTCTCTATGCGTAACACCTCTAATTCTCGCACCACTAGATCCCTTTCACGCCGCAGTAGATCTAACTCTCGTTCTTGAATGCTCGACTCGGTTGCAGAATTTACCGCTCGCACGCCATCGTTTCCGGCGGCCATGTTGTCCTGCCCGTCCTCTTCAACATTCGTTTGTTGCTCTGCGCTGTTTTCTCCGCTGCTCATCCCGACACCAAGCGATGCTTTACTTGTCCTCAGTTCACTTGGATCGGCTTCGCACAGTCTTACGAACAATTCGGCTTTTCTTCCAGCCTTGCTCAGCCTGAGAGCACCTAATCGTTCTTTCAATTCGATTACGGACCACTGCTCGAAGCTTCTACCACAGTACATGCCGTACTTGCACGCACTCGTCGTCTCGCGCCTTCGTTTCAGCAGACACTCGTGATTCCGGATCCCGCCGATCGCCGTATGCTCTCGTCTCACAAGAACCTCGCACGACTACGAGAACACTAAGCTCGCGAAAACTTCCTCTCGTTCCCGCAGCAACCCGTATGGCCCGTTCTTGTTCGCGACTCGTCACGATTTACTCGCGTCCACTGTCTCGCACGCACGCTTATTGTTCAATTATCAGGATCCGATATACGATCTGATGGATCTGATATACGATGGATCTTATATCCCACTTCTGAATTTGTAGGGTAGTGAATCGACTCGTCGTAATAGAAAACtctctttatttcaaaacgcCTCTTCACTCGACCACTCCCTACGCAAGACTGTTCTCGACGACTCTTCCCTCGCTTTTCATAACAAATACGCATCGCTTCCCGCTCGCGTCTACCTATCTGCGCGTTACAGTTCCGGTTGTAATCCCGCGTCTTTCAAATCTCCTTGCTCTACCTCCTCCTGCCTTACACTTCTTAGAGTCTGTTCACACGAGGCGATTATTTTGACGCGCGGTTGCGCTGCCGCGCGTGGCCGCGCGTTATCGCGAGGCGaggtgcgacaacgcgcgcatacgtGCATACACGAAACGGCGTACGCGTGACGACGAGCGTCTATGATACGCTTTGCGGCATTTTAGACACATAGGAACTCGCCGTCGCGCGTATGCCGTTtcgcgtatgcgcgcgttgtcgcaACTTGCCTCGCGACAGCGCGCGGCTCGTGCAAACGTTAACGCGCGGCCGCAATCGCGCGGCAatcgcgcggcagaaacgCCTTGTGTGAACAGGCTCCTTGATCTCCTCGGTatcagctccctgccgtcaatatatatttcactatctATCACGTAGCGACGGGCACGATTGTCACTATTTCATGGGTTCCctggcggaaaaaatttctatgaataactacaaaatttaactagaaatagaaatttgtacatttttgttgaaatattaaattttttgtagaaatggttatttttttgtagaaatatctacgaaatagtaccacaaattacaatgttctcaaatcaagaaattattgcaagtagtattttatgaaaaactacaatttataaaaaatagtacaaagatctacaaattttaaaaatttaagaagaaacaaaatcttaaaaaattaaaatatctgcttacttgtagaatactacaaaaatttacaaaagtgtttcaattctagcattttcatgtaggattttgtagtatttcttaaattcatgtagaatttaatagattctggcaattatattttatatttttttaaattttgtagaagtATTTCCGCCAGGGTTATAAAGGttaatccagacaaacttgcatatagtgcataaacataagcataagagaattgattggtccacatgcatgtgcataaggaaatagatcaatccgtttctttatgcatatggttatgcacctatgcaagtttgtctggatagaccttaaCTGACTGACAGCGCGCTGAACGCACTGACTGCACTGAGCGCAGTACGCACAcgtcaatatatattgatatatcgaCTCGAATAAATTTACTCGCTGGGTTGATAATATAGCAACACTGTCATGGAGGGAATCCGGGGGGACGCTCGACATGTTCTCAAATGCCATCTATCGAGGCAAAAAGCAACCGTACgtacggcgacgacgacgacgacgtttcttaatagtaaaatttacCACTTTAGACTTTGCATCgtaatatctccgctcgtagggcacgtagcggaaaaataaaaacacttttatttgtaaatcaacccaagctatcgatcaagcctacttagcacttgatccgttcactcgttattgagatctcaaaatatcgggtactcgcaactcgtgcgttcgcgtaaaagagtcacggtgcgtctcgctccgcgcgtacttggcgcgagacactaccgtgtctcttgatgtaATCATATATCCCAGCAAACACAGATATATAACGATTATATTGCCAGTATATAACAAAACGTAACACGCAATATAACACGATCGTAACAGTTATATAGACGTTAGTTGTAATTTCccactatatataatataaatatagatatataatataaatatagcagtgttatataacatttatatagcagtaatataatttaaagaattattgtaatataactgCAGTGTAACCGTTCccttacattttattgtacattaattaatttataatttgcctTTTGTACATACTAATTCCAGAAaaggtttttaaattaattctaagcGAAAACAAActgttttatttgcttttgcttgaaattaatttaaaaaccttTTCTGGAATTAGTATGTGCAAAAGACATACATGTTTTTGCGTAGGAAAaggacaaatataaatatttaataataattttattagaaatattattgcaaaattttttcaaagtatacatatatttgcttataaaatttaattaattacgaggGTCGTTCAATAAGTCCTTAAAGTTGCATACaaatcaattacaaaaaacGAATCAAGATACTAAACAGATAAGCGGAATTTTGATTAATTGCATTGTATCCAACTTATCAGGCTATAACTGATGCATTTTAATCAGTCAAAACGTGTTTAGAAACAACCACATTAAAACATCATTTAATAGCGTTAATATACACCGCGATGTCTCTCAATATACGAAGGAAGATTAAAATCTATCTAGTGACTAAAGCTTGTTGGAATGACCGCTATAATTAATGTGAACCATCAAACGCATCAACCGTAtcaaatacattaattaatgtacaCTAATGTACActgatatacaaatatatgtcGAAAGTTTCATTCTTACcgtgttatttttaatggTTAATTCTTCAGCCAATTTAGAGAtggtttttttcttattaaaaatattgaatttgcATATTTGTATTTTCCACAATTTTCCAATATTATATGTCGCAGTACACGTGTtagaatatatgtacatatatattgcacgATAGCCAAATTCAGCGAGAATCTAAGAGTTAGAGCGCGCAGGAGAGGGCAAACGTACACATGTACGCCTCCCCTCCCCGTGTGTGTGAAGTATCACGACGTGATGCGTGATGCGAGAGAGCGAAGCAAGGGCGTATTACGGACAATACGGACTCACTGCTGTATAGACTCGCGCTGAGAACGGAACATTGATTGTATCACCAATAGTTATTACTCTATCACGgttaaatatacttttgcaCTAATAGTTATTACTCTTCATATCACTCCAAGTATTACCGCATCCACAATCCCTTCATGGTAGCAGAGCGTGGTTGTCGGGTTTGCTTGGGTGATCCAGCATCGGCTTTAATAAGGTAAAAGTGTTAGAGCAAAGAAGAGTCCGAACACGAAGGAACGTTCGAGAACATACAAGAAGACAAAATGGAGAGAAAGGAAATCACGATACCGGTG is part of the Temnothorax longispinosus isolate EJ_2023e chromosome 12, Tlon_JGU_v1, whole genome shotgun sequence genome and encodes:
- the LOC139822650 gene encoding uncharacterized protein, producing the protein MYCGRSFEQWSVIELKERLGALRLSKAGRKAELFVRLCEADPSELRTSKASLGVGMSSGENSAEQQTNVEEDGQDNMAAGNDGVRAVNSATESSIQERELDLLRRERDLVVRELEVLRIENATLRDTMGQRAVEREVPASSGESSGSPIQWSITQSVTAPLPQATVRQRPNINAICELLSEFKGTSDVYWRWEKQFKLLCTTYELDDRAARILVGMKLKDQALKWFHSKPEHLEISVEELLEEMRKMFDHRPARIILKRNFEKRVWQVAETFSEHFHDKVTLANQVPIEEEEIVDHLIEGISDVHLRNQAKIQRFPTKEALLGAFEQVRLEPEGKG